One genomic segment of Burkholderiaceae bacterium includes these proteins:
- a CDS encoding adenosylcobalamin-dependent ribonucleoside-diphosphate reductase: protein MKRDPLPQAQRPLAAQSISADVLKEKYFKPGEHSLEQLYGRVARALASVEKPELRAEWESRFLANLHAGAIGAGRIMSAAGTDIQATLINCFVQPVGDAIQGRDADGFPGIYEALREAAETMRRGGGVGYDFSRIRPKGAFVKGTHSYASGPCSYMNVFDQSCSTVESAGSRRGAQMGVLRIDHPDVLEFITAKRTPGRWNNFNVSVGVSDAFMKAVAEGADWELVHKAEPGQKVKDKGGHQRADGQWVYRKVPARELWDTIMTSAYDFAEPGILFLDQIGRDNNLNYTEQIEATNPCGEQPLPPYGCCDLGPIILTNFVRHPFGVGGAAAFDFDAFEQVVATQVRALDNVLDVTFWPLQQQRDEAAAKRRIGVGFTGLGNTLTLLKLRYDREDGRAMAAEIGRRMRDAAYRASVELAKEKGAFPRFKAEGYLAEGTFASRLPDDIKAAIRQHGIRNSHLLSIAPTGTVSLAFADNASNGIEPAFSWGYKRNKREGDGSTSSYMVEDHAFRLYRALVDDSVTADDADGKLPAYFVNALQMSAQEHVAMMQAVQPFVDTSISKTVNIPADYPFGDFKDLYRQAWQAGLKGLATYRPNSILGAVLETTPAKKDEPAPAAAPAYDPMRTVIEKRPSGGLPAVAEKIEYWTHEGQQRLYLIVTFLPIPAADGKGTIERAIEFFMPVGQSSESQQWITATMRMLSLAARGGFLDRALSDMRKVTWDRGPVRLGTYEKADGTRVPRWHDSEVAAIGYAVEALIARRAEAAQGSLFEPDELVPAEPEISAAGANPGVMAGKKCPECGAHAMIRKDGCDYCTQCGFVGSCG, encoded by the coding sequence ATGAAAAGAGACCCGCTGCCCCAGGCGCAGCGCCCACTCGCCGCCCAGTCCATCAGTGCCGACGTGCTGAAGGAGAAGTACTTCAAGCCCGGCGAGCACTCCCTCGAGCAGCTCTACGGCCGCGTCGCCCGCGCGCTGGCCAGCGTGGAAAAGCCCGAGCTGCGCGCCGAATGGGAAAGCCGGTTTCTCGCCAATCTGCACGCCGGCGCCATCGGCGCCGGGCGCATCATGAGCGCGGCGGGCACCGACATCCAGGCCACGCTGATCAACTGCTTCGTCCAGCCCGTGGGCGACGCCATCCAGGGGCGCGACGCCGATGGCTTTCCCGGCATCTACGAGGCGCTGCGCGAGGCCGCCGAGACCATGCGCCGCGGCGGCGGCGTGGGCTACGACTTCTCGCGCATCCGCCCCAAGGGCGCCTTCGTCAAGGGCACGCACTCGTACGCCAGCGGGCCGTGCAGCTACATGAACGTGTTCGACCAGTCGTGCTCGACGGTCGAAAGCGCCGGCAGCCGCCGCGGCGCCCAGATGGGCGTGCTGCGCATCGACCACCCGGACGTGCTGGAGTTCATCACCGCCAAGCGCACGCCCGGGCGCTGGAACAACTTCAACGTGTCGGTGGGCGTGTCCGACGCCTTCATGAAGGCCGTGGCCGAAGGCGCCGACTGGGAGCTGGTGCACAAGGCCGAGCCCGGCCAGAAGGTCAAGGACAAGGGCGGCCACCAGCGCGCCGACGGTCAGTGGGTGTACCGCAAGGTGCCCGCGCGCGAGCTGTGGGACACCATCATGACCTCGGCCTACGACTTCGCCGAGCCGGGCATCCTGTTCCTGGACCAGATCGGGCGCGACAACAACCTGAACTACACCGAGCAGATCGAGGCGACCAATCCTTGCGGTGAACAGCCGCTGCCCCCCTATGGCTGCTGCGACCTGGGCCCCATCATCCTGACGAACTTCGTGCGCCACCCCTTCGGCGTGGGCGGCGCGGCGGCGTTCGACTTCGACGCCTTCGAGCAGGTGGTGGCCACCCAGGTGCGCGCGCTCGACAACGTGCTGGACGTGACCTTCTGGCCACTGCAGCAGCAGCGCGACGAGGCCGCCGCCAAGCGCCGCATCGGCGTGGGCTTCACCGGCCTGGGCAACACACTCACCCTGCTCAAGCTGCGCTACGACCGCGAGGACGGCCGCGCCATGGCCGCCGAGATCGGCCGGCGCATGCGCGACGCGGCCTACCGCGCCTCGGTCGAGCTGGCCAAGGAGAAAGGCGCGTTTCCCCGTTTCAAGGCCGAGGGCTATCTGGCCGAAGGCACCTTTGCCAGCCGCCTGCCCGACGACATCAAGGCGGCCATTCGCCAGCACGGCATCCGCAACAGCCACCTGCTGTCGATCGCGCCCACCGGCACCGTCAGTCTGGCCTTTGCCGACAACGCCTCCAACGGCATCGAGCCGGCCTTCAGCTGGGGCTACAAGCGCAACAAGCGCGAGGGCGACGGCAGCACCAGCAGCTACATGGTGGAAGACCACGCCTTCCGCCTGTACCGCGCGCTGGTGGACGACAGCGTCACGGCCGACGACGCCGACGGCAAGCTGCCCGCCTACTTCGTCAACGCGCTGCAGATGAGCGCGCAGGAGCACGTGGCCATGATGCAGGCGGTGCAGCCCTTCGTGGACACCTCCATCAGCAAGACCGTCAACATCCCCGCCGACTACCCCTTCGGCGACTTCAAGGACCTGTACCGCCAGGCCTGGCAGGCCGGCCTGAAGGGCCTGGCCACCTACCGCCCCAACAGCATCCTGGGCGCGGTGCTGGAGACCACGCCGGCCAAGAAGGACGAGCCCGCGCCCGCCGCGGCCCCGGCCTACGACCCGATGCGCACCGTGATCGAAAAGCGCCCGTCCGGCGGCCTGCCCGCCGTGGCCGAAAAGATCGAGTACTGGACGCACGAGGGCCAGCAGCGCCTGTACCTGATCGTCACCTTCCTGCCCATCCCCGCGGCCGACGGCAAGGGCACGATCGAACGCGCCATCGAGTTCTTCATGCCCGTGGGCCAGAGCAGCGAGTCGCAGCAGTGGATCACCGCCACCATGCGCATGCTGTCGCTGGCCGCGCGCGGCGGCTTTCTGGACCGCGCGCTGTCGGACATGCGCAAGGTCACCTGGGACCGCGGCCCGGTGCGCCTGGGCACCTACGAGAAGGCCGACGGCACCCGCGTGCCGCGCTGGCACGACAGCGAGGTGGCGGCCATCGGCTATGCGGTCGAGGCCCTCATCGCCCGCCGCGCCGAGGCGGCGCAGGGCTCGCTGTTCGAGCCCGACGAGCTGGTGCCGGCCGAGCCCGAGATTAGTGCCGCCGGCGCCAACCCCGGCGTCATGGCCGGCAAGAAATGCCCCGAATGCGGCGCGCACGCCATGATCCGCAAGGACGGCTGCGACTACTGCACGCAGTGCGGCTTCGTGGGCAGTTGCGGGTAG